The following proteins come from a genomic window of Acidimicrobiales bacterium:
- a CDS encoding ABC transporter substrate-binding protein: protein MKRIAGVAGPVLALCSLSAACGNAPVTVSTAGNTDGVLPEEIVVGALASQTGPLPADFAPVITGAQVYLDMVNAAGGVNGRTIKLAYKLDDFSSPSTDASQARTLVDQDHVFAVVAVATPSFTGAGYLASHNVPTFGLNVNPNSQWGAGPSMFGNTGSYTDFGGTQLQAAFLAEQHHVRSAAVVAYNVAQSQQGCQGVERSFERYDVPVGFQDTSVPAPAIDLHADVNRMRAAHVDMVASCMDLGANILLAQTMQQAGMTGVVQYWFNGYDPTVLRQFAPVMQGTYFLLSHVPFEVTQLYPGRYPGMDRFQAMLKRYARGTGPSEAALAGWTGADLFVAGLRAIGTNVTRSRLVAAINRISDFTADGIEPPINWRVAHKPANGPTNCTAFVQVQGEKFVPVYGTPPSVFSCFPIRPPATGPITRVVPVPAGVPPLSRAAR from the coding sequence ATGAAGCGGATCGCAGGGGTGGCCGGACCGGTGCTCGCGCTGTGTTCGCTGTCGGCAGCGTGCGGGAACGCCCCGGTGACGGTCTCGACGGCGGGGAACACCGACGGGGTGCTCCCGGAGGAGATCGTCGTCGGTGCCCTGGCGTCGCAGACGGGCCCGCTCCCCGCCGACTTCGCGCCGGTCATCACCGGAGCGCAGGTCTATCTCGACATGGTGAACGCCGCCGGGGGCGTGAACGGGCGGACCATCAAGCTCGCCTACAAGCTCGACGACTTCTCGAGCCCGTCGACGGACGCCAGCCAGGCGCGCACGCTCGTCGACCAGGACCACGTGTTCGCCGTCGTGGCCGTGGCGACGCCGTCGTTCACGGGGGCGGGCTACCTGGCCTCCCACAACGTGCCCACCTTCGGGCTGAACGTCAACCCCAACAGCCAGTGGGGCGCAGGGCCGAGCATGTTCGGCAACACGGGCTCGTACACCGACTTCGGCGGGACGCAGTTGCAGGCCGCATTCCTGGCCGAACAGCACCACGTGCGCTCCGCCGCGGTGGTGGCCTACAACGTGGCCCAGTCCCAGCAGGGCTGCCAGGGCGTCGAGCGTTCCTTCGAGCGCTACGACGTGCCGGTGGGGTTCCAGGACACGAGCGTGCCGGCACCGGCCATCGACCTGCACGCGGACGTCAACCGGATGCGGGCGGCACACGTCGACATGGTGGCGTCGTGCATGGACCTCGGGGCCAACATCCTCCTGGCGCAGACCATGCAGCAGGCAGGGATGACCGGCGTCGTGCAGTACTGGTTCAACGGCTACGACCCCACGGTGCTCCGCCAGTTCGCACCGGTGATGCAGGGCACCTACTTCCTCCTGTCGCACGTGCCGTTCGAGGTCACCCAGCTCTACCCCGGCCGGTACCCGGGCATGGACCGCTTCCAGGCGATGCTCAAGCGCTATGCCCGGGGCACCGGACCGTCGGAGGCCGCCCTGGCCGGGTGGACGGGCGCCGACCTGTTCGTGGCGGGTCTGCGCGCCATCGGCACGAACGTGACCCGGAGCCGCCTGGTGGCGGCCATCAACCGGATCAGCGACTTCACCGCCGACGGCATCGAGCCCCCCATCAATTGGCGCGTCGCCCACAAGCCGGCCAACGGCCCCACCAACTGCACCGCCTTCGTCCAGGTCCAAGGGGAGAAGTTCGTACCCGTGTACGGGACCCCGCCCAGCGTGTTCAGCTGCTTCCCCATCCGCCCGCCGGCGACGGGGCCCATCACGCGCGTGGTGCCGGTCCCGGCCGGGGTGCCGCCGTTGTCGCGGGCCGCCCGGTGA
- a CDS encoding ABC transporter permease: protein MSHFLSYALPGIPYGCAYALMAVGLVLTYKASGVFNLAFGAQAYVSAVVFYVAVHDGWPKWAAFVVAVVVLGPALGLVLDRLLFRYTRTAPPLVKLVPALGLLIAIPSIAQMVFGTAPRRSPPALLLSPNHVYFHAAGLGVTGEELATTVVTVVVVGALALLFRSGTIGLRMRAVVESPRMTELAGIRADRVGAFAWMLSSLFAGLSGVLLGGVYTDVSASNFTALLVAAIAAAAVGGFSSLPLTLVGGVGLGVAQEVIGGYLPSGTILSSGLRPAFPFVVLAVLLVARRTFRQGSTAGDPLAACDPPPASMRPPPRMTEVALGTRAFSGAVAVVFVITALVLVPGNWEFTLTQGLVLATVFLSVTVLTGMGGQISLCQAVFAGAGAFTAGQLATHFDVPVMIGTIAGGLLAAVVGAVVALPTLRLGGIALAMLTLSFALVADNVLFAYPWAGNGASGVTVPRPTIVGLSFAGNGAFFWLALVILAITATALRLMQSGTVGEELAAFRGSETAARSIGIDVRRLRVTAFALSAGVAGLGGALYGSLQQSVSPNDFNYQFSLLFVVIVATVGVYSVAGAIEAGIAYTVLQQAVNNLPSRYGSLLALVFGAAALTYVRHPEGVVAFAKRWILDRAEQFAHFLQRNDEPGGPGADGPGARGVDVGAPGALRAGGPDAAAAGG, encoded by the coding sequence GTGAGCCACTTCCTCTCCTACGCCCTGCCCGGCATCCCCTACGGGTGTGCCTACGCGCTGATGGCGGTGGGCCTGGTGCTCACCTACAAGGCGTCGGGGGTGTTCAACCTGGCCTTCGGTGCTCAGGCATACGTGTCGGCGGTGGTGTTCTACGTCGCCGTGCACGACGGTTGGCCCAAGTGGGCGGCCTTCGTCGTCGCCGTGGTGGTCCTCGGCCCCGCCCTCGGCCTGGTGCTCGACCGGCTCCTGTTCCGCTACACCCGCACCGCGCCCCCGCTCGTGAAGCTGGTGCCCGCACTCGGCCTGCTGATCGCCATCCCGAGCATCGCGCAGATGGTGTTCGGGACGGCCCCTCGTCGCTCGCCGCCGGCCCTGTTGCTGAGCCCGAACCACGTGTACTTCCACGCGGCCGGGCTCGGGGTGACGGGCGAGGAGCTGGCGACCACGGTCGTCACCGTCGTCGTCGTCGGGGCTCTGGCGTTGTTGTTTCGTTCCGGCACGATCGGCTTGCGCATGCGTGCCGTCGTCGAGAGCCCCCGCATGACCGAGCTGGCGGGGATCAGGGCGGACCGTGTCGGGGCCTTCGCATGGATGCTCTCGAGCCTGTTCGCCGGGCTGAGCGGCGTTCTGCTGGGGGGCGTGTACACCGACGTGAGCGCGTCGAACTTCACCGCGCTGCTGGTGGCCGCCATCGCCGCCGCCGCCGTGGGGGGCTTCTCGAGCCTGCCGTTGACCCTGGTGGGCGGGGTGGGCCTCGGCGTGGCACAGGAGGTGATCGGCGGCTACCTGCCCTCGGGGACGATCCTGTCGTCGGGCCTGCGGCCGGCGTTCCCGTTCGTCGTCCTGGCCGTGCTCCTGGTGGCGCGCCGGACCTTCCGCCAGGGGAGCACCGCCGGTGACCCCCTCGCCGCCTGCGACCCGCCCCCGGCCTCGATGCGCCCCCCGCCGCGCATGACCGAGGTGGCCCTCGGGACGAGAGCCTTCAGCGGCGCCGTGGCGGTGGTGTTCGTGATCACCGCGCTGGTGCTCGTCCCGGGGAATTGGGAGTTCACCCTGACCCAGGGCCTGGTGCTGGCGACGGTGTTCCTGTCGGTGACCGTCCTCACCGGCATGGGGGGACAGATCTCGCTGTGCCAGGCCGTGTTCGCCGGCGCCGGCGCCTTCACCGCCGGCCAGCTCGCCACCCACTTCGACGTGCCCGTCATGATCGGCACGATCGCAGGAGGACTGCTCGCCGCCGTGGTCGGTGCCGTGGTGGCCTTGCCGACGCTGCGGCTCGGGGGCATCGCCCTCGCCATGCTCACGCTGTCATTCGCGCTCGTGGCCGATAACGTCCTGTTCGCGTACCCGTGGGCGGGGAACGGCGCGAGTGGCGTCACGGTCCCGCGGCCCACCATCGTCGGGCTCAGCTTCGCGGGGAACGGGGCCTTCTTCTGGCTCGCGCTGGTCATCCTGGCCATCACGGCAACGGCACTGCGGCTGATGCAGAGCGGCACCGTGGGCGAGGAGCTTGCCGCCTTCCGGGGGTCGGAGACCGCGGCCCGGTCCATCGGCATCGACGTGCGTCGATTGCGCGTCACCGCCTTCGCCCTGTCAGCGGGCGTGGCGGGCCTGGGCGGCGCGCTCTACGGATCGCTCCAGCAGTCGGTCTCGCCCAACGACTTCAACTACCAGTTCTCCCTTCTCTTCGTGGTGATCGTGGCGACCGTGGGCGTGTACTCGGTCGCCGGCGCCATCGAAGCCGGCATCGCCTACACGGTGCTGCAGCAGGCCGTGAACAATCTCCCCAGCCGCTACGGGTCGTTGTTGGCGCTCGTCTTCGGTGCTGCCGCGCTGACGTACGTCCGGCATCCCGAGGGTGTGGTGGCGTTCGCCAAGCGGTGGATTCTCGACCGCGCCGAGCAGTTCGCCCACTTCCTGCAGCGCAATGACGAGCCGGGTGGTCCCGGCGCAGACGGTCCGGGCGCGCGTGGCGTCGACGTGGGCGCGCCCGGCGCCCTTCGCGCCGGTGGCCCCGATGCCGCCGCGGCGGGGGGGTGA
- a CDS encoding ABC transporter ATP-binding protein: MPLLVADGISKRFGGIEALSRLSLSVDPGEAVGIVGPNGAGKTTLFNCLFGLLHPDSGTVTFDGVRIDALPTFRRARLGIGRTFQRLELFTGMTPREHVLVAERVRTGRGRLWKDVVGLGRPGADDQRVAEELLTLVGLADVADVPVEALALGTGRLVELARALAVRPRLLMLDEPSSGLDDTETAAMVAILARVRRERGTAVVLVEHDLDMVAATVDRLVVLDFGRLIADGPVDRVLADAGVRRAYLGEKA, from the coding sequence GTGCCACTGCTCGTGGCCGACGGCATCTCGAAGCGCTTCGGGGGCATCGAGGCCCTGAGCCGGCTCAGCCTGTCGGTCGACCCGGGCGAGGCGGTCGGCATCGTGGGCCCGAACGGGGCCGGCAAGACGACATTGTTCAACTGCCTGTTCGGCCTGCTGCACCCCGACTCCGGCACCGTCACCTTCGACGGCGTCCGCATCGACGCGCTGCCGACGTTCCGCCGGGCGCGGCTCGGGATCGGGCGCACCTTCCAGCGCCTCGAGCTGTTCACGGGCATGACCCCGCGCGAGCACGTCCTCGTGGCGGAACGGGTTCGCACCGGGCGGGGACGCCTGTGGAAGGACGTCGTCGGCCTGGGCCGTCCCGGCGCCGACGACCAGCGGGTGGCCGAGGAGCTCTTGACCCTGGTCGGCCTGGCGGACGTCGCCGACGTCCCGGTCGAGGCGCTCGCCCTCGGGACCGGCCGCCTCGTGGAGCTGGCGCGGGCGCTCGCCGTCCGCCCGCGCCTGCTCATGCTGGACGAACCCTCGTCGGGGCTCGACGACACCGAGACGGCGGCCATGGTGGCGATCCTCGCCCGTGTCCGCCGCGAGCGGGGCACCGCCGTGGTCCTCGTGGAGCACGACCTCGACATGGTCGCCGCCACCGTCGACCGGTTGGTCGTGCTCGACTTCGGGAGGCTCATCGCCGACGGGCCGGTCGACCGCGTGCTCGCCGACGCCGGGGTGCGGCGCGCCTACCTCGGGGAGAAGGCATGA
- a CDS encoding ABC transporter ATP-binding protein: MISPAPLLEVRDVDAVYGPYRALFGVSFSVAERSAVALVGANGAGKSTVARVVSGLVRASSGSVHFAGEDITRYPAWRIARLGLAHAPEGRAVFGSLTVEENLVLTFRQAVGRHGVAGALARAYDAFPRLGERRRQPAGTLSGGEQRMLALAKVLAVPQRLLVVDELSLGLAPVVVDEVFAGLRTILEAGTALLVVEQHVDRALSLADEVVMLAKGRVVRQGPVADVGADVTDLLPARATALSTETGPVAEPGSGSGSES, translated from the coding sequence ATGATCTCGCCGGCGCCGTTGCTCGAGGTGCGCGACGTCGACGCCGTCTACGGCCCGTACCGCGCCCTGTTCGGCGTGTCGTTCTCCGTGGCCGAGCGCTCGGCGGTGGCACTGGTGGGGGCGAATGGGGCGGGGAAGTCGACCGTGGCCCGCGTGGTCTCCGGTCTGGTGCGGGCCTCGTCCGGCAGCGTGCATTTCGCCGGGGAGGACATCACGCGCTACCCGGCCTGGCGCATCGCCCGCCTCGGCCTCGCCCATGCGCCCGAGGGCCGGGCCGTCTTCGGGTCGCTCACGGTCGAGGAGAACCTGGTGCTGACGTTCCGGCAGGCGGTCGGCCGCCACGGCGTGGCGGGGGCGCTCGCCCGGGCCTACGACGCCTTCCCGCGCCTCGGCGAGCGGCGGCGCCAGCCTGCCGGGACGCTGTCCGGGGGCGAGCAGCGCATGCTGGCACTGGCCAAGGTCCTGGCCGTGCCCCAACGCCTGCTCGTGGTGGACGAGCTGTCGCTCGGCCTGGCGCCGGTCGTCGTCGACGAGGTCTTCGCGGGACTGCGGACCATTCTCGAGGCCGGGACGGCGTTGCTCGTCGTGGAACAGCACGTGGACCGGGCGCTGTCGCTCGCCGACGAGGTGGTGATGCTGGCCAAAGGGCGAGTGGTGCGTCAGGGGCCTGTCGCCGACGTCGGCGCCGACGTCACAGATCTCTTGCCGGCGCGGGCTACGGCGTTGAGTACGGAGACGGGACCGGTGGCGGAGCCGGGCTCGGGCTCGGGCTCGGAGAGCTGA
- a CDS encoding SDR family NAD(P)-dependent oxidoreductase yields MGRHGMRWERSVAVVTGGSKGIGRAIAEQAVARGARVGLVARHREDLDATLHALGGSRSGAVAAADVADRRQLEAALAALAGALGPVDILVNNAGLGAAGTVTQVPVEAFERVMAINYLGTVYATASVLPGMLERGRGHIVNVASVAGRFAAPGEAAYSATKFAVVGYSQSLALELHGTGVGVSLIDPGPVDTGFFDTRGADYQRHWPRKVPASRVAGAVIDAVERDRFEVFVPPWYRAVGVVQAAVSGLLRMVPPSVFGITPSEADVAEALAGAAGPGAGSTVPDENVRYGGGDTDNLGQPDGERHADPDQRGGPR; encoded by the coding sequence GTGGGTCGTCACGGGATGCGGTGGGAGCGGTCCGTGGCCGTGGTCACCGGGGGCTCCAAGGGGATCGGTCGGGCCATCGCCGAGCAAGCTGTCGCCCGGGGCGCCCGGGTCGGCCTCGTGGCGCGCCACCGCGAGGACCTCGACGCCACCCTGCACGCCCTCGGCGGCAGCCGCTCGGGGGCGGTCGCCGCAGCCGACGTCGCCGACCGGCGGCAGCTCGAGGCGGCGCTGGCGGCGCTGGCGGGCGCCCTCGGGCCGGTGGACATCCTCGTCAACAACGCGGGTCTCGGCGCGGCGGGGACGGTGACGCAGGTGCCGGTCGAGGCGTTCGAGCGGGTGATGGCCATCAACTACCTGGGCACCGTGTACGCCACGGCCAGCGTGTTGCCGGGCATGCTCGAACGCGGGCGCGGGCACATCGTGAACGTGGCGTCGGTGGCCGGGCGCTTCGCGGCGCCGGGGGAGGCGGCGTACTCGGCCACCAAGTTCGCCGTGGTGGGGTACAGCCAGTCATTGGCCCTGGAGCTCCACGGCACGGGCGTGGGCGTGTCGCTGATCGACCCCGGCCCCGTCGACACGGGGTTCTTCGACACCCGGGGCGCGGACTACCAGCGGCACTGGCCCCGCAAGGTCCCGGCGTCCCGGGTGGCCGGCGCGGTCATCGACGCCGTCGAGCGGGACCGGTTCGAGGTCTTCGTCCCCCCCTGGTACCGGGCGGTCGGCGTCGTCCAGGCGGCGGTCTCGGGCCTTCTGCGGATGGTGCCCCCCTCGGTGTTCGGGATCACCCCGTCGGAGGCCGACGTCGCCGAGGCCCTGGCCGGCGCGGCGGGCCCGGGGGCCGGGTCGACGGTCCCTGACGAGAATGTCAGGTACGGCGGCGGCGATACAGATAACCTCGGGCAGCCAGACGGGGAGCGGCACGCTGACCCTGACCAAAGGGGAGGACCCAGATGA
- a CDS encoding class I SAM-dependent methyltransferase produces the protein MASTSADAGELIDARALAAASTVEGLAARADELVRSMEDPTALLAKPCSSMREAPDVLSCFGMLLGALAPLPGMSVLDFGAGSCWTSHFMTQLGCRVVAMDVSAAMLDLGRRRYEQQPVFGARPAPVFSLFDGRTMDLADESVDRIMCFDALHHVPNVAEVIAEMGRVLRPGGVAGFSEPGPNHSRDAQSQHEMRRYGVPEFDLVLEDVWRHASRSGFEELSVAIFNPAPQWVGLEQFTAFLAGGAPATTGAARAARAARAARAATGAPRSLGDKALSRLRTLGRFAAEARHVDAARAGYRHLAHVRGTLHNRRMFLLRKAGHEATDSREVSGLAADLSVEGLEFVPAGGTTTVRGTCRIRNTGRNRWLASSAGLGAVLLGLRVGRGAHPAADHGRVPLPGDGIVDPGAVVVVPFSTEVPTPAPGEEPVRLELDLVSEGIIWFAEVRGHPVQILVGAP, from the coding sequence TTGGCGAGCACTTCTGCGGATGCCGGCGAGCTGATCGACGCCAGAGCCCTGGCGGCGGCGTCGACGGTCGAGGGCCTCGCCGCCCGTGCGGACGAGCTGGTGCGCTCGATGGAAGACCCCACGGCTCTGCTGGCCAAGCCGTGCTCGTCCATGCGCGAGGCCCCGGACGTGCTCAGCTGCTTCGGCATGCTGCTCGGGGCGCTGGCACCGCTCCCGGGGATGTCCGTGCTCGATTTCGGGGCGGGGAGCTGTTGGACGTCGCACTTCATGACCCAGCTGGGCTGCCGGGTCGTCGCCATGGATGTCTCGGCGGCCATGCTCGACCTCGGCCGGCGCCGCTACGAGCAGCAACCGGTGTTCGGGGCGCGGCCGGCGCCGGTGTTCTCGCTCTTCGACGGCCGCACGATGGACCTCGCAGACGAGAGCGTCGACCGCATCATGTGCTTCGACGCGCTGCACCATGTCCCCAACGTGGCGGAGGTCATCGCCGAGATGGGCCGGGTCCTGCGGCCGGGGGGAGTGGCGGGCTTCTCCGAACCCGGCCCCAACCACTCTCGTGACGCGCAGTCCCAGCACGAGATGCGGCGGTACGGCGTTCCGGAGTTCGACCTCGTGCTCGAGGACGTCTGGCGTCACGCGTCACGCTCCGGGTTCGAAGAGCTGTCCGTGGCCATCTTCAACCCCGCCCCCCAATGGGTCGGCCTCGAGCAGTTCACCGCGTTCCTGGCCGGCGGTGCCCCGGCGACGACGGGGGCGGCCCGGGCGGCCCGGGCGGCCCGGGCAGCCCGCGCTGCCACGGGGGCACCGCGCTCGCTCGGTGACAAGGCGCTCTCCCGGCTGCGCACGCTCGGCCGCTTCGCCGCCGAAGCCCGTCATGTCGACGCGGCCCGGGCGGGCTACCGCCATCTCGCCCACGTGCGGGGCACGCTCCACAACCGGCGCATGTTCCTGCTGCGCAAGGCCGGGCACGAGGCGACCGACAGCCGCGAAGTGTCGGGCCTAGCGGCCGACCTGTCGGTGGAGGGCCTGGAATTCGTGCCGGCCGGGGGGACGACGACGGTGCGCGGGACCTGCCGCATCCGCAACACGGGCCGCAACCGGTGGCTGGCGTCCTCGGCGGGTCTGGGTGCGGTGCTGCTCGGGTTGCGCGTCGGGCGCGGGGCGCACCCGGCCGCCGACCACGGCCGGGTCCCCCTGCCCGGTGACGGGATCGTCGATCCCGGGGCCGTCGTGGTCGTGCCGTTCTCCACCGAGGTCCCCACCCCGGCGCCCGGGGAGGAGCCCGTCCGCCTCGAGCTCGACCTCGTCTCCGAGGGCATCATCTGGTTCGCCGAGGTGCGTGGGCACCCTGTGCAGATCCTCGTCGGCGCACCCTGA
- a CDS encoding SDR family oxidoreductase has translation MGMLDGKTAIVTGAGRGIGREEALLLAAEGAKVIVNDIGASRSGEGSDVHPAEQTVQDIVAAGGEAALNSDDVSSWAGAESLVTQAVDTWGKLDILVNNAGILRDKMSFNMDESDWDDVIRVHLKGHFATAHFAAIHWRNRAKAGEEVSGRIINTASEAGLFGNAGQANYGAAKAGIAAMTIILGRELERYGVTVNAISPRARTRMTEDLFGEMAKVEEGKFDAFGPENVAPLVAFLASDEAADVNGQNFVVFGGSVWVVKGWQPAGQLKRDTRWTPKELADNKSTLFSSHSSGLPPFSFF, from the coding sequence ATGGGTATGCTCGACGGGAAGACCGCCATAGTCACCGGCGCCGGGCGCGGGATCGGCCGGGAAGAGGCCCTCCTGCTCGCCGCCGAGGGAGCCAAGGTGATCGTCAACGACATCGGCGCGTCCCGGTCGGGCGAGGGCAGCGACGTCCACCCTGCCGAGCAGACGGTGCAGGACATCGTCGCCGCCGGAGGCGAGGCCGCCCTCAACAGTGACGACGTGAGCTCCTGGGCCGGCGCCGAGAGCCTCGTCACCCAGGCCGTCGACACCTGGGGCAAGCTCGACATCCTCGTCAACAACGCCGGCATCCTGCGCGACAAGATGAGCTTCAACATGGACGAGTCGGACTGGGACGACGTGATCCGTGTGCACCTGAAGGGCCACTTCGCCACCGCGCACTTCGCCGCCATCCACTGGCGCAACCGCGCCAAGGCAGGCGAGGAGGTCTCCGGCCGTATCATCAACACCGCGTCCGAGGCCGGCCTCTTCGGCAACGCCGGGCAGGCAAACTACGGCGCGGCCAAGGCGGGCATCGCGGCGATGACCATCATCCTGGGCCGTGAGCTGGAGCGCTACGGCGTCACCGTCAACGCCATCTCTCCCCGGGCCCGCACCCGCATGACCGAGGACCTCTTCGGCGAGATGGCCAAGGTGGAGGAGGGCAAGTTCGACGCCTTCGGCCCCGAGAACGTGGCACCGCTCGTGGCGTTCCTCGCCTCGGACGAGGCGGCCGACGTGAACGGCCAGAACTTCGTGGTGTTCGGCGGCTCGGTGTGGGTCGTCAAGGGGTGGCAGCCCGCCGGGCAGCTCAAGCGCGACACCAGGTGGACGCCGAAGGAGCTGGCCGACAACAAGTCCACCCTCTTCTCCTCGCACTCGTCGGGCCTGCCGCCCTTCAGCTTCTTCTGA
- a CDS encoding Zn-ribbon domain-containing OB-fold protein yields the protein MATRFDLPTPDDFTRPWWDATAEGRLMISRCSTCGEAHYYPRPFCPRCGAETVSWERASGDATLYTWSIVYQNDLPPFNERVPYVAAMVDLAEGPRMMTNVVGCDFDDLQVGMALRVDFSDIGDGFHVPVFRPAA from the coding sequence ATGGCGACCCGCTTTGATCTCCCGACACCCGACGACTTCACCCGCCCGTGGTGGGACGCCACGGCGGAGGGGCGCCTCATGATCTCCCGCTGCTCGACGTGCGGCGAGGCGCACTACTACCCCCGGCCCTTCTGCCCGCGCTGTGGGGCCGAAACGGTGTCGTGGGAGCGGGCCAGCGGGGACGCCACCCTCTACACCTGGTCGATCGTGTACCAGAACGACCTTCCCCCGTTCAACGAGCGGGTCCCCTACGTCGCCGCCATGGTCGATCTCGCCGAGGGCCCGCGCATGATGACGAACGTGGTGGGGTGCGACTTCGACGATCTCCAGGTGGGGATGGCGCTACGCGTCGACTTCTCCGACATCGGCGACGGCTTCCACGTCCCCGTGTTCCGCCCCGCGGCCTAG
- a CDS encoding SDR family oxidoreductase: MEEAAGRVALVTGASRGIGRACALALAGDGFDVAVNYRRDEEAARETVEAVEALGRRARPYRAAVDSLDDDRRMVEAVLGDFGAVDALVHAAGIASRGHAVADTDPAELERVIAVHALGAHHLCRLVVPSMRTRPRGDVVFVSSVAARMLAPNGAPYNMAKAALEALALTLAKEERRNGIHVNVVAPGLVVTEMGRRLVRAMGVLDISTMDATAPFGRVCRPEDVAGVVRFLCSAEAGYVTGQVITVDGGG, from the coding sequence GTGGAGGAGGCCGCCGGGCGGGTCGCCCTCGTCACGGGGGCAAGCCGAGGCATCGGCCGGGCCTGTGCCCTGGCGCTCGCGGGCGACGGCTTCGACGTCGCCGTCAACTACCGGCGCGACGAGGAAGCCGCGCGTGAAACGGTGGAGGCCGTCGAGGCGCTCGGACGACGGGCCCGGCCCTACCGTGCCGCGGTCGACTCCCTCGACGACGACCGCCGCATGGTGGAGGCGGTCCTCGGGGACTTCGGCGCCGTCGACGCACTGGTGCACGCCGCGGGCATCGCCAGCCGGGGCCACGCCGTCGCCGACACCGACCCGGCCGAGCTCGAACGCGTCATCGCCGTCCATGCCCTCGGCGCCCATCACCTGTGCCGGCTCGTGGTGCCGTCGATGCGCACGCGCCCACGCGGCGATGTCGTGTTCGTGTCGAGCGTGGCCGCCCGCATGCTCGCCCCCAACGGCGCGCCGTACAACATGGCCAAGGCCGCGCTCGAGGCCTTGGCCCTGACACTCGCCAAGGAGGAGCGCCGCAACGGCATCCACGTGAACGTCGTGGCTCCCGGCCTGGTCGTCACCGAGATGGGCCGCCGCCTCGTCCGGGCCATGGGCGTCTTGGACATCTCGACCATGGACGCCACCGCGCCGTTCGGCCGGGTGTGCCGCCCCGAGGACGTGGCCGGGGTGGTGCGGTTCCTGTGCTCCGCCGAGGCCGGGTACGTGACAGGCCAGGTCATCACCGTGGACGGCGGGGGCTGA